The Moritella sp. Urea-trap-13 genome includes a region encoding these proteins:
- a CDS encoding PhoH family protein: protein MALPNETILNKNTTTLDIFLEPVDSARLAHLCGPFDDNLKQLERRLEVEITYQNNQFHITGNPVNAHCCMDILRNLYVETQPVKGQVIDIEPEKIHLAIQACRLVEPEATVKVASFNTVIKTKRGIIKPRSDNQANYIANILTHDITFGIGPAGTGKTYLAVAAAVDALERQEVRRILLTRPAVEAGEKLGFLPGDLSQKVDPYLRPLYDALFEMLGFEKVERLIERNVIEIAPLAYMRGRTLNDAFIILDESQNTTIEQMKMFLTRIGFNSKAVITGDITQVDLPKHITSGLRHAMDVLEPVKEISFNIFISNDIVRHPVVAKIVDAYEHFENGIARKDED, encoded by the coding sequence GCCCGTTTGATGACAACCTTAAACAACTAGAACGTCGTTTAGAAGTTGAAATTACGTATCAAAATAATCAATTCCATATTACCGGTAACCCAGTTAATGCCCATTGTTGCATGGATATTCTTCGTAATCTTTATGTCGAGACTCAGCCTGTTAAAGGCCAAGTAATCGACATTGAACCGGAAAAAATCCACTTAGCAATACAAGCATGCAGATTAGTCGAACCTGAAGCAACTGTAAAAGTCGCCAGCTTTAATACAGTGATTAAGACTAAGCGCGGTATAATAAAACCCCGTAGTGACAATCAAGCCAATTACATTGCCAATATTTTAACCCATGATATAACCTTTGGTATTGGCCCTGCAGGTACAGGTAAAACTTATTTAGCCGTAGCTGCTGCCGTCGATGCATTAGAACGTCAAGAAGTACGCCGTATATTACTGACACGCCCAGCCGTTGAAGCAGGTGAAAAATTAGGTTTTCTACCCGGTGATTTAAGCCAGAAAGTAGACCCTTATTTACGGCCATTATACGACGCGTTATTTGAAATGCTGGGTTTTGAAAAAGTGGAACGTTTAATTGAGCGCAATGTCATAGAAATAGCACCTCTTGCTTATATGCGTGGGCGCACATTAAACGATGCATTTATTATTTTAGATGAAAGTCAGAACACCACCATTGAACAAATGAAAATGTTTTTAACCCGTATCGGCTTTAATTCCAAAGCGGTGATCACTGGCGATATTACCCAAGTAGACTTACCAAAGCACATCACATCTGGTTTACGCCATGCAATGGATGTCCTTGAGCCAGTTAAAGAAATCAGTTTTAACATTTTCATATCTAATGATATTGTTCGCCACCCTGTTGTTGCAAAAATTGTCGATGCCTATGAACACTTTGAAAATGGCATTGCCCGTAAGGATGAAGACTAA
- the ybeY gene encoding rRNA maturation RNase YbeY — protein MNTTLDLQIATEDEQQLPTELQFTTWLNAAVKLFQESAEVTIRIVDNEESQQLNRDYRGKDKPTNVLSFPFEVPEGIELDLLGDLIICKQVVEREALEQQKPLTAHWAHMVIHGTLHLLGYDHIIDEEADEMEALETEIMLKLEFEDPYITEK, from the coding sequence ATGAATACCACACTAGATTTACAAATTGCGACAGAAGATGAACAGCAATTACCAACAGAACTACAATTTACAACTTGGCTAAATGCGGCGGTTAAACTGTTTCAAGAGAGCGCCGAAGTGACTATACGCATTGTTGATAACGAAGAAAGCCAACAATTGAATCGCGATTACCGTGGTAAAGACAAACCAACCAACGTACTGTCGTTTCCATTCGAAGTACCAGAAGGCATTGAATTAGACCTGCTTGGTGATTTGATCATCTGCAAACAAGTTGTTGAACGTGAAGCACTCGAGCAACAAAAGCCTTTGACCGCACATTGGGCGCACATGGTTATTCATGGAACTTTACATTTACTCGGCTATGATCATATTATCGATGAAGAAGCTGACGAGATGGAAGCGCTAGAAACCGAAATTATGCTAAAACTCGAATTTGAAGACCCCTATATTACTGAAAAGTAA